The Eremothecium cymbalariae DBVPG#7215 chromosome 1, complete sequence DNA segment TTTTGAGCATCAAATTTATCGATACCAGAGCGCATGTTACACAACTGACGCCCATAAACAACCTCATACTGCATTCGCGATGCGAATAACTGTATGAATAAGTCATTTTGATTACATCCCTCGTGCAACTGTGCAAAAAGGGTTTGCACACCCGTACTGGAGTCATCAGTCCAAAAACTATCTGCAAATGATGGCATCGTTTTTTCAGAATATTGCCTGAAGTTTTCTATTTATTTAAGCTGTTTCCTTCTGGTGTTTGCGAACGTCtcgatatatatatgtatggTGTGTATGTGTATTGTAGTAGAGACCTCAAGAGAAAGTGATACCTAATTTGGAACGAACGGAGCCTGGAATTATCAGAGACAATCCAATATATATCAGGTATGTACGGCAAATATACGCTAAAACATCATACATAGCTGAACAACTGTAGCCAAAACATGCCCTATCCTAAAGTTAGCATAATTTTTTGTACCAGGTGTAAATGGAATTTAAGAAGTGCCTGGTATTTGCAGGAGTTGCTACAAACATTTGGCGATTCTTTGGGTGAGGTGTCCCTAATTCCAGGTTCTACAGGAATATTTAAAGTTCTTGGCTACCTAAATCAAGACCAAGAGACTGCAGAAACACCGATCGTAATTTGGGATCGTAAAGCTAATGGTGGGTTCCCTGACAGCAAATTTTTAAAGCAGAAAGTGAAAGAGCTACTATTTGTAGAAGACAAGAAAGTGGAATTAGGGCATCACATTAAAAGAGATTCTGCTAACGATGGCAACTTGCACGGCGGAACTCTTGTGCAAGAAGGTTCAAGAGAAAACTTTTGTATCAAGGAAAGCGATTGTGATGAATGTAATGTGTAGGTTTATTATAATTTTGTAAATGTTTGCGTTAGCGAATATATTATTGgattttcatcaaaaatagATGCGATGTCATTTTCGCCTTGATGAGCCAAGTGCTATCACTTGAATTTACACATTGTTATACTACTAATAATACGTTAACCTTTGAAAGCGTTTGCTCAGAATGAATATGAAGGCTCGATTTATAGTTAGCCTGGTTGTATCACTCTTAATAGGTGTGTCATATGCTCACAGTATTAATAGTGCAGTTTCCTCGTTGCTTGACAAGGATTTCTCACTTGTTGAGTTAACTCAACAGA contains these protein-coding regions:
- a CDS encoding SelT/SelW/SelH family protein (similar to Ashbya gossypii ABR242W) translates to MPYPKVSIIFCTRCKWNLRSAWYLQELLQTFGDSLGEVSLIPGSTGIFKVLGYLNQDQETAETPIVIWDRKANGGFPDSKFLKQKVKELLFVEDKKVELGHHIKRDSANDGNLHGGTLVQEGSRENFCIKESDCDECNV